From Planctomycetota bacterium:
TGTTGTGAACGGGGTTTCCAGCCCCGGCTTACGGCAAACACGCGGTCTCAGAAGTTGATCCACGGACTTCGCCGAAATGGATAATACCCCGGCCTTGCGGGGAAGTCTGCAAAACGGTTCACCGGACGCATATTTTTCCCGATGTGCAGGGTTGGGAAACGGCCGGGGACTCACAACAGGTCGGGACGGCGTTCGCCGGTGACTTTTCGGCGTTGCTCGGCCCGCCAGGCGGCAATTCTGCCGTGATCTCCGCTGCGCAGCACGTCGGGCACCGCCCTGCCACGCCATTCCGCCGGCTTGGTGTACTGCGGGTGCTCGAGCAGACCGTCCTCGAAGCTTTCGTCGGCCGCCCCGTCGGCATGCCCCAACACACCCGGGAGCAGCCGGATCACCGCGTCGACCATCACCATCACCGCCAACTCGCCCCCGCTGAGTACATAGTCGCCCAGGCTCACTTCCAACGGCCGGTACTCCTCGGCAAAGCGCTCATCGATGCCCTCGTAGTGCCCGGCGATGAACAGCAGACGCGACTCGGCGGCGAACTGCTTCACCAGGTCCTGGGTCAACGGCACGCCGCGCGGACTGGTGAGAATGCGGCGTGCGGGCCGTGGATCGAGGGCTTCGGCGTGGTCGACCGCCGCGGCGAGAA
This genomic window contains:
- the trmD gene encoding tRNA (guanosine(37)-N1)-methyltransferase TrmD, encoding MPLRIDIVTLFPEMFGPVLETSIPGRAVSKGAVEYHLTDIRPFGKTGYKKVDDRPAGGGPGMVMMPDVLAAAVDHAEALDPRPARRILTSPRGVPLTQDLVKQFAAESRLLFIAGHYEGIDERFAEEYRPLEVSLGDYVLSGGELAVMVMVDAVIRLLPGVLGHADGAADESFEDGLLEHPQYTKPAEWRGRAVPDVLRSGDHGRIAAWRAEQRRKVTGERRPDLL